A region of Lycium barbarum isolate Lr01 chromosome 3, ASM1917538v2, whole genome shotgun sequence DNA encodes the following proteins:
- the LOC132634354 gene encoding coatomer subunit beta'-2-like — translation MPWVMQTEKKHVQRSERVKSLELHPTEPWILASLYTGTVQIWNYQSQSMEKNYQVSQSPVRSAKFIAREKSIVVGADDHFIRVYNYTTEEKTREFKAHDDFIRSLAVHPTLPYVLSGSDDMVIKLWDWEKDWACTQVFKGHNHYVMQVAFNLKENQTFTSVSLDCTMKMWNLSSSDPILQVEAHSKGINCVDFLSCVDKQYLITGSDDHTAKVWDLQTQTCVRILEGHKNNISALAMHPELPTLFTGSEDGTFSVWDATNYRLLNTQISELGRVWAIGFVRLEGSHMLILGCDEGMTVGKIVCSENTPGEN, via the exons ATG CCTTGGGTAATGCAAACTGAG AAAAAACATGTCCAGAGATCAGAAAGGGTCAAGTCCTTGGAGCTCCATCCAACTGAGCCGTG GATTTTAGCAAGCTTGTATACAGGAACTGTACAAATATGGAACTACCAATCTCAA AGTATGGAGAAGAACTATCAAGTCTCACAATCACCAG TCAGGTCAGCCAAGTTTATCGCCCGTGAAAAAAGTATTGTTGTCGGAGCAGATGATCATTTCATTCGAGTATACAACTACACAACAGAGGAAAAGACTAGAGAATTTAAAGCGCACGACGATTTTATCAGATCATTAGCTGTGCACCCTACTCTTCCTTATGTGCTGTCAGGTTCTGATGACATGGTGATTAAGCTTTGGGACTGGGAGAAAGACTGGGCTTGTACTCAGGTTTTTAAGGGGCATAACCATTATGTGATGCAAGTGGCCTTCAATCTGAAAGAAAACCAGACGTTTACAAGTGTATCACTTGACTGCACAATGAAG ATGTGGAATCTTAGCTCCTCTGATCCGATTCTCCAAGTCGAAGCGCATTCAAAGGGGATAAATTGTGTTGATTTCTTAAGTTGTGTTGATAAACAATATCTAATCACTGGATCAGATGATCACACAGCTAAG GTGTGGGACTTGCAAACTCAAACTTGTGTCCGAATTCTAGAAGGTCATAAGAATAATATTTCTGCACTGGCAATGCATCCAGAACTTCCTACTCTTTTTACAGGGTCCGAAGATGGAACATTTAGTGTGTGGGATGCTACTAATTACAG ATTACTCAACACACAAATCTCTGAACTCGGGAGAGTTTGGGCAATTGGATTCGTACGCCTGGAAGGTTCTCACAT GCTCATACTTGGCTGTGATGAAGGAATGACTGTGGGAAAGATTGTATGTTCAGAAAATACTCCCGGGGAAAATTGA